Proteins co-encoded in one Brassica rapa cultivar Chiifu-401-42 chromosome A02, CAAS_Brap_v3.01, whole genome shotgun sequence genomic window:
- the LOC117132135 gene encoding polygalacturonase-like encodes MGVHFGVSAFFVFCLLALSANAREFRITARPGSDITGELSKLFKEACQCVDKSTVLIPKGEFKLGEIEMMGPCKAPIIFVLQGTVRADGNVNGKDFWVAFRRITNFRLNGGGIFDGEGNASWRANNCHKTSLTQCKRLPISIRFDYITDGKVRDITSLDAKNFHINVIGAKNLTFEDIRIVAPEESPNTDGIHVGRSDGIKIINTNIKTGDDCISVGDGMKNLLVERVSCGPGHGISIGSLGLYGHEEDVTGVKVVNCTLRNTDNGVRIKTWPSAACSTTASGIHFENIILHNVSNPILIDQEYCPWNRCNKNKPSSIKLVDIKFKNIKGSSGNKDAVKLLCSKGFPCKNVEIGDIDITYNGKDGPATFQCSNVSPKLVGKQCPKACSSPVTKLPGH; translated from the exons ATGGGTGTACATTTTGGAGTATCAGCattctttgttttttgtttgttagctTTATCAGCAAATGCTAGAGAATTCAGAATCACTGCTCGTCCAGGTTCTGATATCACCGGC GAATTGTCGAAACTATTCAAGGAGGCATGTCAGTGCGTGGACAAGAGCACCGTTTTGATCCCAAAAGGTGAATTCAAGCTTGGGGAAATAGAGATGATGGGTCCATGCAAAGCTCCTATAATATTTGTTCTTCAAGGCACTGTGAGAGCTGATGGGAACGTTAACGGGAAGGACTTTTGGGTCGCTTTCCGCAGGATTACTAACTTTAGATTGAACGGAGGTGGTATCTTTGACGGTGAAGGTAACGCTTCATGGAGGGCTAATAACTGCCACAAGACGTCATTAACTCAGTGCAAGAGACTCCCTATC AGCATACGGTTTGATTACATAACTGACGGTAAGGTAAGAGACATAACCTCGTTAGATGCAAAGAACTTCCACATTAACGTGATCGGGGCAAAGAACCTGACATTCGAAGACATCAGGATCGTAGCCCCTGAAGAGAGTCCCAACACCGATGGAATCCACGTGGGAAGGAGTGACGGAATCAAGATCATCAACACCAACATCAAAACAGGAGATGACTGTATCTCTGTTGGGGACGGGATGAAAAACCTTCTTGTCGAAAGAGTTTCATGCGGTCCGGGACACGGAATCAGTATTGGAAGCCTCGGATTATACGGGCACGAGGAAGACGTCACTGGCGTCAAGGTCGTGAACTGCACCCTCAGAAATACTGACAATGGTGTGAGAATCAAGACATGGCCCTCTGCAGCTTGCTCCACGACCGCCTCTGGTATCCATTTCGAGAATATTATTCTCCACAATGTTAGCAACCCTATCCTCATCGACCAAGAGTACTGCCCCTGGAACCGATGCAACAAGAAT AAACCATCATCCATCAAGCTGGTGGACATAAAGTTCAAGAATATCAAAGGATCATCAGGGAACAAAGACGCAGTGAAGCTATTGTGCAGCAAGGGATTTCCGTGTAAGAACGTGGAGATCGGCGACATTGATATTACATATAATGGAAAAGACGGTCCAGCAACGTTCCAGTGCTCCAACGTATCTCCGAAGTTGGTGGGGAAACAGTGCCCTAAAGCTTGTAGCAGCCCAGTGACGAAGCTACCAGGCCACTAG